The following coding sequences lie in one Lolium perenne isolate Kyuss_39 chromosome 2, Kyuss_2.0, whole genome shotgun sequence genomic window:
- the LOC127330785 gene encoding putative F-box protein At3g20705, protein MDIPTELVLEILQRLPWTSRRRLRLVCRAWRDLVHQHTTEMKQRRHTAPLLVTTDSAYVLDVDDLDLDQQSYSSHTCVPRELHLRDLYSEHTEVVGVCNGVFCLCDDNKPGGAITLANPATGDVLALPPTPRDGLFRRHNTRRSGRSWHQAYSFGYHHGTGQYKVVHVPCFFKTKDTLQVFTLGEASWREVPTPTYARCRLEAGVVSFDGATYWVAEGSEDRIMSFDLDTERVTCTQPLPMPARPIRHLTQVNRRLAIATPTYGQPSYGYSAIQVWVLEGKRNEQTWIHLYRLYSCPSGCGQDIAQPYFIHGDYVLMDRGDKLVMYKHKPTIHYYYGERSECTAVHDNTCYKEKLISDIRGRICRTFAYVKTEEALSVYRRW, encoded by the exons ATGGACATCCCGACGGAGCTGGTGCTGGAGATCCTGCAGCGGCTCCCCTGGACGTCGCGCCGGCGCCTGCGCCTGGTCTGCCGTGCCTGGCGCGACCTCGTCCACCAGCACACCACGGAGATGAAGCAGCGCCGCCACACCGCGCCCCTCCTCGTCACCACGGACTCCGCCTACGTCCTCGACGTCGACGACCTAGACCTAGACCAACAGTCCTACTCCTCTCACACCTGCGTACCGAGAGAGCTGCATCTCCGCGACCTTTACAGCGAGCACACGGAGGTGGTCGGCGTCTGCAACGGCGTGTTCTGCCTCTGCGACGACAACAAGCCCGGCGGCGCCATCACCCTCGCCAACCCCGCCACCGGCGACGTCCTCGCGCTCCCGCCCACGCCGCGCGACGGCCTCTTCCGGCGCCACAACACGCGCCGCTCCGGCAGGAGCTGGCACCAGGCCTACAGCTTCGGGTACCACCACGGGACGGGGCAGTACAAGGTGGTGCACGTCCCCTGCTTCTTCAAGACCAAGGACACGCTCCAGGTGTTCACTCTCGGGGAGGCCTCCTGGAGGGAAGTCCCGACGCCTACCTACGCCAGATGCAGGCTGGAGGCCGGCGTCGTCAGCTTCGACGGCGCCACATACTGGGTCGCCGAGGGGTCGGAGGACAGGATCATGTCCTTCGACCTCGACACCGAGCGCGTCACCTGCACGCAGCCATTGCCTATGCCGGCCAGACCCATCCGCCATTTGACTCAGGTCAATCGCAGGCTCGCCATTGCAACGCCTACCTACGGCCAGCCGTCTTATGGGTATAGCGCCATCCAG GTGTGGGTTCTAGAGGGTAAGAGGAACGAGCAGACCTGGATCCATCTATACCGCTTATATTCTTGTCCGTCCGGATGCGGGCAAGACATCGCGCAGCCCTACTTCATTCACGGCGACTATGTCCTCATGGATAGGGGCGATAAACTGGTCATGTACAAACATAAGCCCACCATTCACTACTACTATGGCGAAAGATCCGAGTGCACTGCGGTCCATGACAACACCTGCTACAAAGAGAAGTTGATTTCCGATATAAGAGGCCGTATCTGTCGGACATTCGCATACGTAAAGACAGAGGAAGCATTGAGTGTTTATAGGCGTTGGTGA